The genomic interval CGCTCCCCGTCCTACAGCTCCACTCCGTCGCCGCTCATGCCCAATCCCGAGGCGTCGTTCCAGTACAGCCAGCCGCCGACCCCCATCAACCCCGCGGCAGCCTCtgttgctgctgccgccgcatcctcttcctcatcctcctcttcctcctcctcgggCGCTCTGCAGGACCAGGGTATGCTCATGCCCCCCCACACGCACGCGTCCCCTGCGGTCAACCACCAAACACAGAGCTACAGCGGCGGCACCATGAAAGAACGCTTCTCTGAGAAGCTGCTGTCCAACCCCAGCCTGTGGAGCCTCAACGCCCTCACCTCGCAGGTGGAAAGCATCTCCAACAACGTCCAGCAGCTCCTGCTATCCGAGGCCCTCATGGCCAACAAGAAGGGTGGCAAGCGGGGGACCCCTAAGAAGGGAGAGGAGTACAGGGGACAGATGAGAGGCTTGGACGACTCCTGTCCCGATGGCCAGCAGCATGGCACTCACATGTCTGACCCCTACGGCACCCCCAAGTCCCTAACGGCCGAGCTTCACGAGGGAGCCTACTCTGGCAGCACAGAGGAGCAGCTGGACAGGAGCTACTATTACTGCAGCCAGAGCAGGGGTCCACTGCATGGCCCGAGTAACCCACACATGCCTTTAAATGCAGTGTCGTCTTGCTCTATGACCTTGCTCGAGAGCCGGTCGGTGAATTCGTTCTCAAGCATGCAGACCACAGAGAGCAATCCCCACCTGGGCCCGAGACTCCAAAGCATCACACCCATGGAGGGAGACCATCACAACAGCTCACTGCAGCACATGACCGGCGAGAGATCTCCCATGAGCATCCCGGCGCAGAGCCCGATGAAGCAGGAGACCCACTCCCCACCTGACATCAAGCGGGTGGACGGCTCCCTGAAAGAGAACTTTGAGGAGTGTGCCTGGATGGAGAAGACTGCCGATGAAGAGGAGCAGATGAAGAACAAGCTGAGCAGTGAGCAGAAGTTTAAAGGGGAGGTGATTGAGGCCGGGGAGAAGCAGGAGCGGTGGTCAGAGGATGAGAAGTCTCCGTCCCTCTTCCCCAAGATGTGCACAGACACCTCGGGCCAGAGTGACGCTTACGAATCCGAGGGGAGCCTCTATCAGGAAGTTCACAACAAGAGCGACCCAGACGACAGCGACTCAGCCACGAAGAGAAGTTGTGGATTACTGGGTGAGAGCCACCAGGGAAATCTAGAGCCTGAAATGAAATCGGAGACGTTCAAGTCAGAGCCGTCCCCGACTGCAGAAACCCATCCAAAAGCACTGCCATCTATCTCGAGAGGTGACCTTGCAGAGGATCAATATTTGCCAAGCCGAGAGGAGAATTCAGAGACTCTACATCTCTCCCCCTGCAGCAAGCAGAATGAGGCGACGCTTTTAACTGCTGAGGGGAGGAAGGAAGAGACTCTGGAGGGGCAGCCATCTGTCCTTGCCTGTCAGACCACCGAAGTgagggaggagcagaggagccaCTCGCCCTCTGACGAGGTCGTCAATAACACCGGGAGACCACAGGAGCCACTGGTGAACTACAGCATCAGGGATGAGCAGCAGGAATGTCAGACTGCAATCAGCCGCATGGAGGCCGAGGAGGCAGTGGCGGCGATACCAGACGCGCCCCCTCAAAATGGCGAGAGGAGGCCGGCTGTTTGCGACATCGCTCCTCAATGTCACACCTCCCAGCCGGCCTTCGCAGCTCTGGGGGAGAAAGCAACACCTCTGGCCCAGACCAGGGACCACATCGATCATAGTGATGCCAAGGTGCTGGAGCCCGACTCGCCGCAACTGCCGGGTAAATCGATCCTGCACTCAGCGCCATCGTGGGCCAACACGCCCCCATCCCCACAGAAAGGTGACGAGGACATGGAGCCCGGGATCAGCTGCCCCAGCGCCGTGACCCCGTCGGCCAAGCCAGAACCCATGGCCCCGTCGGCGAACCCGCGGGCCTTCGGCCGAAAGCCCGGCCGTGGCAGACGGAGGTTGATGCACGCCAACATCGGCATCAGGAGGCAGCTGAGTGTGGAGGGTGAGGGGGCACCCACCCCGGCCCAGAAGCCCAGCATTCCCTCCAGTAAAAGTGCCCTTTTGTCTGACCACATGGCAGTGTCCCACGAGGACATCGGCAGTCAGACATCAAAGCATTTGGCCGAGAGCTTGCCATCCCGCATGTGCACTCGTTCTTTCAGTGCACAGGGAACGCCCAAGCCTGCAGTCACTCCCGTCAGCCCCCCTTTAAAAAAGAAGCCAGGCCCCAAACCTGGGGGAGGGTCAGCCACAAAGGGCCAGGTAGGCCGCCCCCGAGGGCTGGCCTCCAAACTCAAACTGTTGAAACAAGTGGAAGAAATCCAAGCCTCAATAGACCAAGCCAGAGCCAAGAGGGCTGTTAGTGGGCTTGGCACACAAGAAGAAAACCCCGACCCAATCACTTTAGAGACCGCAACAGAAATGAAGTCAACGAGTCTCAAAGACCAAAAGGCAATGGTGCTTAGGTCTCGTAAACAGACACCTgagaagacagaaaaagagcCAGTGAAGGAGAAAGAAACTCTCATTGTTCCTCCAAAGAAAGTCagagaaattaaaaagcaaaaagcaCCTCTCGAGCAGGTGAGCGAAGCTTCAGACTCAATCCCGCCTGCGACTCCCCACAAGGAGATTTGCCTGGCTGAGCCGAGCAAGCAACAGGAGAAAATTGCAGCCCCCGTCAAAAGACAATCCACCTTGCAGTCTCCAGAGGCGGCAAAGAGAAAACGGGGCGTGAAGGCAGACAAGGCTGAGGTGACAGAGCCGTTGCCATCCTCACAGTCTCCAGTGCCCGCCCAAGAGCAGCATGACCCAACACCGCCACCGTCAAACAAGACAGGGGTGGGGGTCAGAGGGCCCAAAAAGAAGCGAGGGCCACACCCGAAAATAGCTGTGATCAGCAGCCCTGTGACCAAAGACGAAGCCCCAGCCGTCCCCGATGTCAGCGAGGTGCCTAGCGCACCTCCTCAGTGCCCGACTAAAACCAAGTATCTGCCCCCGCGGAAGGGCAGAGGCCTCAAATACGAAGCCATGGTCCAGAAAATAACATCCACCCCTGCGTCCAAAAAGCAGCCCTTTAACCTCCTGCCGGAGGCTTTGCCGGAGGACCCGGCCTCCAAGGCCGTCCAACCGGTGCCTGAGCAGAAAGAGGAGCTGCCAGAGGAGAGCAGCACGGCTGTCCAGCAGCCGAGAGAGGAGACCCAGGAGCCTGCAGCTGATGGCCAAACACCCAGGAAGAAAAGACGGAAATGGGCCACTGTGGAGAGCAAAGTGGAGCCAGAGGGGGCCTTGGACGCCGGGACGCTCATCATCACCACGCCGCGG from Alosa sapidissima isolate fAloSap1 chromosome 3, fAloSap1.pri, whole genome shotgun sequence carries:
- the LOC121706011 gene encoding retinoic acid-induced protein 1 → MQSFRERSGFHGNQHCYQQDSHEFSHLESYRPPHHNPHHHHHHLGQSRQAYETHPLSSTGMPPSRPPSTKDCYGQQGYPTYIGAGSNSSTAAPAPAKKPSYHEGKVSSSQHLQAGYGNHMGGPGGYSTQYLSEGHLQQQKWEDTAPQLGSYEQDMVGRLEPGGGGGGGGGGSGGGASQYLEQGMLGKSQSLWDLPGQASAPVYTSPHQQSSAPSPLMYPQSHLHFPPQHSQPPPHPPSSSTSPYMDKCAPMPHAYKGYSMPPGPQYSRQLGNHSGLKPSSYRPQNNYSYQPPPPPPPPSRSGFEQQQQQQQQQQQQQPVSLQGMAGSQESMSKFQHYQHGQGSQQGYCMPDIPVRSPEQQYYQNCSPSSSHSPARSVGRSPSYSSTPSPLMPNPEASFQYSQPPTPINPAAASVAAAAASSSSSSSSSSSGALQDQGMLMPPHTHASPAVNHQTQSYSGGTMKERFSEKLLSNPSLWSLNALTSQVESISNNVQQLLLSEALMANKKGGKRGTPKKGEEYRGQMRGLDDSCPDGQQHGTHMSDPYGTPKSLTAELHEGAYSGSTEEQLDRSYYYCSQSRGPLHGPSNPHMPLNAVSSCSMTLLESRSVNSFSSMQTTESNPHLGPRLQSITPMEGDHHNSSLQHMTGERSPMSIPAQSPMKQETHSPPDIKRVDGSLKENFEECAWMEKTADEEEQMKNKLSSEQKFKGEVIEAGEKQERWSEDEKSPSLFPKMCTDTSGQSDAYESEGSLYQEVHNKSDPDDSDSATKRSCGLLGESHQGNLEPEMKSETFKSEPSPTAETHPKALPSISRGDLAEDQYLPSREENSETLHLSPCSKQNEATLLTAEGRKEETLEGQPSVLACQTTEVREEQRSHSPSDEVVNNTGRPQEPLVNYSIRDEQQECQTAISRMEAEEAVAAIPDAPPQNGERRPAVCDIAPQCHTSQPAFAALGEKATPLAQTRDHIDHSDAKVLEPDSPQLPGKSILHSAPSWANTPPSPQKGDEDMEPGISCPSAVTPSAKPEPMAPSANPRAFGRKPGRGRRRLMHANIGIRRQLSVEGEGAPTPAQKPSIPSSKSALLSDHMAVSHEDIGSQTSKHLAESLPSRMCTRSFSAQGTPKPAVTPVSPPLKKKPGPKPGGGSATKGQVGRPRGLASKLKLLKQVEEIQASIDQARAKRAVSGLGTQEENPDPITLETATEMKSTSLKDQKAMVLRSRKQTPEKTEKEPVKEKETLIVPPKKVREIKKQKAPLEQVSEASDSIPPATPHKEICLAEPSKQQEKIAAPVKRQSTLQSPEAAKRKRGVKADKAEVTEPLPSSQSPVPAQEQHDPTPPPSNKTGVGVRGPKKKRGPHPKIAVISSPVTKDEAPAVPDVSEVPSAPPQCPTKTKYLPPRKGRGLKYEAMVQKITSTPASKKQPFNLLPEALPEDPASKAVQPVPEQKEELPEESSTAVQQPREETQEPAADGQTPRKKRRKWATVESKVEPEGALDAGTLIITTPRLAKQRAIKNNHEMHLKQRRKRRKGHPPPEGVTVTEPMLEPLAEPVMEPQAVSLKESEIETQLHVEPLTEQQELPAPSALSPTAAQTVLVTNSDQPPTELPPETAVEPPKPRRGRKPSLKKKEAKASGEPNSVPAKRGRKPGPKKKAELSTPAAKPPPSKPPAKAAAKATETVPKPKTRCRKQSAPKVKQTKQETRFNVVSTTTPLKPEIKCSFIPYVRIESSVDLAAACAIVNRPDDAQRIKAREKIAADTKPPAAAVAKAIPTSSLMLLGPLVNKTLADRCLKCCLCGMPSNYRDLGDLCGPYYLPNNIPQKTVSWGYREEFWENREREQVRSTQPPTVQESEKTSEPSQAGTSEEEHPGHHRKPRRPSRESSHPRTNFRLGLKKLQQCLSLRRRTAETAPPSGEEGLGTAVGKAQRKAEEREHWAHEACVVWTSGVVLVAGRLYGLKEAVQSAAQTKCAKCQSEGASVSCSCEGCSHKYHYVCAKESGCLFEEDDFSVRCPKHE